The DNA region CCAGCACTAAAAGCAACAACAAAATTTTGGTAAAGTTTCCTTTTGTAATGGCTAAACTCAATTTGATCGATTCGAAAGGCTTTGAATCCTTATCAATGATAAAGAATGGAAAGAATGAAATTCTCAACCAGGTGATAAAAAGCGCCAAAATAGCAATACCAACTGCAATCTGCGTAATAATTACGCCTGTAGCTTTAAAGCTCTTAACCCAGCCAATCTGTACCAGATACCGCAAAACAGGATCCAGCACATACAACACCGGAAACAAAATGAGCCCAATAAAAAGTATACAGCCTATAAAATATAAAGTGGCGATTAAGAACCGGATAATTTGCTGCCTCGTGGGCAAGGTATCTACAATTTTTACATCATCGTCTTCGTCATCCATTAAATGGAAGATGTATTTAAACAACGACAGGTTGATGGTAAAATACAAAAACACAAACACAATGGCCATAACAGCGCTAAGCACCTTACTAACATCTTTAATAAAAAATGCCATTAAGCTCGACGCACTTGCCGTAATAAACATCAAAAAGCATAGCGTGGCAATAGAAAAATAATTTTTCCTTAAAATGTTCCAGGCCTTTTGGATTACATCGTTTACGGCGAACGTACTTTCTTTTAGATAATTGATCATTGCTGTTTAAATACCACTCTTTTAAATAAATCCTGAATAAAACCTAAACCGTAAGCGGTTAATTGGATCAATGAGGAAATAATGCTCAAAAATGCAACTTTTAACGATTTATTTACAGCTAACGAATGAAAAAATATCAACAGAAAATAAATCAGCAGCAGCGTGGTGCAGAAACTGGCTAATGGCTGATATACAAAGTTACATAAAATAGTAAAGCCTAGTCCAACGGTAAAAACCGCCGGAAAGAAGTGAACGAGTTTCAACTCTTTCGGGAAGTGCTTATAAATGTTGATCCGTGCCCGACCGAAAAAATGTAGCTGCTTATAAAACTGACTAAAACTTGTCCGCCGCTTATGATAAACCTTTGCTTCGGGAATCAAACCGATTTTAAAGCCGGCTTCGTGAATACGAATGCTGTATTCAATATCTTCGCCCAATCGGGTTAAGACAAAGCCACCCACCTTTTCCCAGGCTTGTCGCGATACGCCCATATTGAAGCTCCGCGGATGGAACTGTCCTACGTGTTTTTTGTTACCGCGAATCCCGCCCGTGGTAAACGGCGATGTCATTGCGTAGCTTATTGCCTTTTGAACGGGCGTAAAGCTCTCATGCGCCGCATCGGGCCCGCCATAAGCATCTAACTGATGTTCGAACAGGTAGTTTTTAACAATCTCCAGGTAATCGGGCGGAACCAGAATATCAGAGTCGAAAATGATGAAGTAATCGCCGCTTGCCCGTTCAAAAGCGTAATTTCGAGCAAAACCCTGCCCTGCATTCTCCTTGAAATAGTATTTGATATCAAGCTTGTCTGCATACGAATCTACAATCGATCTAGCATCGATCTTTGAACCATCTTCGATAACCAAAACCTCAAACTGCAAATAGGTTTGCCTGGTTAAGGTATATAAAAGCTCGTCAATTTCTTGAGGACGATTATAAAGTGGAATTATGATGGAGAAAAACATGTCTTGAAGCTGCTTTCAAAAGGTAAAAGGTGGAGGGTTTAGGGTAGAGGGCTTCAGTGCAAAAAAACTAACGCATTAAACCTCCTGCCATACAACTCTTATATTTAAACGTTAAAAGGTTACGGGTTTAGGGGTATAACCTTACACCTTAAACCCTTTGCCTCATACCCTCTTCTCTATTAAATACTGGTTTCTTTCGGGTGCGTTGCGGGTAACCAGCTCGGCTACAAATCCGGTTAAAAACATTTGCGAGCCGACAACTATTGCAACCAGGGCAATATAAAACAGTGGCTGATCGGTGATTTCTCGCTTGTATGGAATTTCGGCGGCGATGTGGTAAAGCTTCTCGCCGATCATCCATAGGGCCATAAATGTGCCGAGTAAAAAACTTAGCACACCCAACGAGCCAAAAAAGTGCATTGGCCGCTTACCAAATTTACCTACAAAGAAAATAGAAAGTAGATCTAAAAAGCCATTGATAAACCTGCTGAAACCGAATTTTGTTGTTCCGTATTTGCGGGCACGGTGCTCAACTACCTGCTCAGCAATTCTACCAAACCCTGCCCATTTCGCAATTACCGGAATGTAACGGTGCATTTCGCCGTAAACCTCTATGGTTTTAATTACATCACTACGATAGGCTTTTAGACCGCAGTTGAAATCGTTCAGCTCAATGCCACTCATTTTGCGGGTTGCGGCGTTAAAAAGCTTTGTCGGGATTGTTTTAGTAATCGGATCGTAGCGTTTCTTTTTCCAACCCGAAATTAAATCGAGTTTTTCTTCTTTAATTCGGCGA from Pedobacter endophyticus includes:
- a CDS encoding glycosyltransferase encodes the protein MFFSIIIPLYNRPQEIDELLYTLTRQTYLQFEVLVIEDGSKIDARSIVDSYADKLDIKYYFKENAGQGFARNYAFERASGDYFIIFDSDILVPPDYLEIVKNYLFEHQLDAYGGPDAAHESFTPVQKAISYAMTSPFTTGGIRGNKKHVGQFHPRSFNMGVSRQAWEKVGGFVLTRLGEDIEYSIRIHEAGFKIGLIPEAKVYHKRRTSFSQFYKQLHFFGRARINIYKHFPKELKLVHFFPAVFTVGLGFTILCNFVYQPLASFCTTLLLIYFLLIFFHSLAVNKSLKVAFLSIISSLIQLTAYGLGFIQDLFKRVVFKQQ
- a CDS encoding glycosyltransferase family 2 protein, which encodes MDISVIVPLFNEDESLPELTAWIAKVMNENGFSYEIILVDDGSTDRSWEVIESLRLQNTAIKGIKFRRNYGKSAALNVGFEATKGDVVITMDADLQDSPDEIPELYRRIKEEKLDLISGWKKKRYDPITKTIPTKLFNAATRKMSGIELNDFNCGLKAYRSDVIKTIEVYGEMHRYIPVIAKWAGFGRIAEQVVEHRARKYGTTKFGFSRFINGFLDLLSIFFVGKFGKRPMHFFGSLGVLSFLLGTFMALWMIGEKLYHIAAEIPYKREITDQPLFYIALVAIVVGSQMFLTGFVAELVTRNAPERNQYLIEKRV